AGCAATACGGCTCGCCCCTCTGTTGCTGATGCACAAGGGTGAGCCTTTTTTGTATTCGAAACCATATTTGACGGTGGAACAGCAGATCGAGCTACTTCGATCTCGTGGCATGGCCATCCAAGATCACGCCAAAGCGTCCGAGTATCTTCAGCGGATAGGGTATTACCGGCTAAGCGCCTACTGGCATCCAATGTGGAAAAGGGACCCCGACACGGGTCGGACCATTGACGAGTTCGTCCAAGGGACAACTTTCAAAGAGGCTACGGACCTATACGCTTTCGACGGCCGGCTGCGCCTGTTGATGCTCGACGCACTTGAGCGGATTGAAGTCTCGCTTCGGACGGAAGTGGCATTGTGCCTTGGCGCGAAAGATCCTTACGCCCATCGAAGTCTGAGTAACTTCGGCCGTGATTTCGCTAGGGCACGCTATCGAGGCGGGGCCACCAAGCATCGGGAATGGCTCAACAGACTGGATGACCGCGCCGCGAGTTCGAAAGATCGTTTTGCGGAGCACTTTCGGACGAAGTATCCAAGCGAGAACATGCCGATCTGGATT
The Maritimibacter sp. DP1N21-5 DNA segment above includes these coding regions:
- a CDS encoding Abi family protein, giving the protein MAIQDHAKASEYLQRIGYYRLSAYWHPMWKRDPDTGRTIDEFVQGTTFKEATDLYAFDGRLRLLMLDALERIEVSLRTEVALCLGAKDPYAHRSLSNFGRDFARARYRGGATKHREWLNRLDDRAASSKDRFAEHFRTKYPSENMPIWIAVELLDFGPLSHLISGMSNKDLAAVGRSYGGLKPDQVKSWTRALAFTRNVCAHHSRLWNKPLVNQPSLAGNNIPGDLKHIQDRADAGTRLYSIAAVARTMLRSANPRTKWGERFVSHIQTFPDSPRLSIGSAGFPENWMKEPLWASRDS